The Malus domestica chromosome 13, GDT2T_hap1 genome includes a window with the following:
- the LOC103414332 gene encoding uncharacterized protein, whose product MSDSSIIVLWSATPRLKRTDLKQFVQKSSLCSFSQIDASVAFHNPTTRTSVSTPPWWKIGKTETQSGKSPNGFKSETTTQEHPRSQQLSSTKDLQMLSVQPRDNNRELPV is encoded by the exons ATGTCTGATTCCTCTATAATAGTGCTCTGGTCCGCAACACCGAGACTCAAACGAACAGATCTAAAACAGTTCGTCCAAAAATCCTCCCTTTGCAG TTTCTCACAGATTGATGCATCCGTAGCCTTCCATAACCCAACAACGCGCACCTCCGTGAGTACCCCGCCGTGGTGGAAAATCGGAAAAACGGAAACCCAAAG TGGGAAGAGCCCTAATGGTTTCAAATCCGAGACAACCACACAAGAACACCCCCGGAGTCAGCAGCTCAGCTCAACCAAGGATCTGCAAATGTTGAG CGTACAACCGAGAGACAACAACCGTGAGCTTCCGGTCTAG
- the LOC114820352 gene encoding nudix hydrolase 2-like: MRRVGKSTGRTSLTGFAEIKDVITVCKWVSENLSADGILWVNPRPRGPKPRSTEGETSSESLVLSGTHDHYEGVIVHINENDLMDPATFLSLLTSSIAHWKLQGKKGVWIKLPIERVNLVEVAVKEIFWYYHAKPMYSMLVYWIPQSSHTLPCNTTHRVGIGTFVLNLNHIDITEGTWSGGKALWGSGG, translated from the coding sequence ATGAGAAGGGTTGGGAAGTCAACAGGGAGGACCTCTCTCACTGGGTTTGCAGAAATTAAAGATGTAATTACTGTCTGCAAATGGGTTTCTGAGAATCTATCAGCTGACGGGATTTTATGGGTCAACCCACGACCACGTGGCCCAAAGCCAAGATCTACTGAAGGTGAAACTAGTTCAGAAAGTCTTGTTCTAAGTGGTACACATGACCATTACGAAGGTGTCATCGTCCACATCAACGAAAATGATCTCATGGATCCTGCCACCTTCCTTTCATTACTTACCTCTTCGATTGCCCATTGGAAGCTTCAGGGGAAAAAGGGTGTTTGGATCAAGTTGCCTATAGAACGAGTAAATCTTGTTGAAGTTGCAGTAAAGGAAATATTTTGGTACTATCATGCAAAGCCTATGTATTCGATGCTCGTGTATTGGATTCCCCAATCCTCTCACACCCTTCCTTGCAACACCACCCACCGTGTCGGAATTGGCACTTTCGTCCTCAACCTCAACCACATCGACATTACCGAAGGAACTTGGAGCGGCGGAAAGGCACTTTGGGGTAGTGGAGGATGA
- the LOC103452106 gene encoding geraniol 8-hydroxylase-like, whose product MDFLSYCIIIPCLLSLLCFSVQALRSNPKRLLPPGPKPFPIIGNLLELGNKPHLSLTNLSQRYGPIISLQLGQVTTVVVSSSTVAKEVLRTHDQFLCNRTVPDAIQACDLRQDSLPWIPVSEKWRNLRKICNNQLFATKVLDANQANRHLKVQELIADVNESVVKGKAVEIGRAAFKTTLNLLSRTVFSVDLADPRSEMGREFKEIVWGLMEEAGKPNLGDYFPLLRKLDPQGIRRRMIKHFVKIDSLFDRMITQRLELRKSNYYVTSNDMLDSLLDVSEVSNENMDKLLIEHLLLALFVAGTDTTSATLEWAMAELLRNPEKLSKAQEELEQVIGKGKPVEESDIAQLPYLQAIIKETFRLHPATPLLLPRKAEQDMEICGYVVPKGAQVLVNAWAIGRDPCIWDNPISFVPERFLGLDDQIDVLGKNFELVPFGGGRRICPGMLLAIRMLNLMLGSLINSFDWKLEDGVIPENMNMEEKFGLTLQMAHPLRLVPKVLINLKW is encoded by the exons ATGGATTTCTTGAGTTATTGTATTATAATCCCATGTCTTTTATCTCTCTTGTGTTTCTCAGTTCAAGCTCTCAGATCCAATCCCAAAAGGCTTCTTCCACCTGGACCAAAGCCATTTCCCATCATTGGCAATCTCTTGGAGCTCGGCAACAaaccccatctctctctcactaacCTTTCACAACGATACGGCCCCATTATTTCATTGCAACTTGGACAAGTAACCACGGTCGTAGTTTCTTCATCAACCGTGGCAAAGGAGGTCCTCCGAACCCACGACCAGTTCTTGTGCAACCGAACCGTCCCAGACGCAATCCAAGCTTGCGATCTCCGCCAGGACAGCTTGCCCTGGATACCGGTGTCAGAGAAATGGAGAAACCTCCGTAAAATATGCAACAACCAATTGTTTGCAACAAAAGTTCTAGACGCCAACCAAGCCAACCGTCACCTGAAAGTGCAGGAGCTCATCGCCGATGTCAATGAAAGCGTTGTGAAAGGTAAGGCGGTAGAAATTGGGAGGGCTGCTTTTAAGACAACGCTTAATCTGCTGTCGCGTACTGTTTTCTCGGTCGATTTAGCTGACCCGAGAAGTGAGATGGGCAGAGAGTTCAAGGAGATTGTGTGGGGTTTGATGGAAGAGGCAGGGAAGCcaaacttgggggactatttTCCTCTGCTTAGGAAACTTGACCCCCAAGGCATTCGACGGCGCATGATCAAACATTTCGTTAAGATTGATTCGCTTTTTGATCGAATGATTACGCAAAGGTTAGAATTGAGAAAATCGAACTATTATGTCACAAGTAATGATATGTTGGATTCTCTCTTGGACGTCAGTGAAGTGAGCAATGAGAATATGGACAAGCTATTGATTGAACATCTGCTTCTG gcTCTATTTGTTGCGGGCACGGATACAACTTCAGCCACGTTGGAATGGGCAATGGCTGAACTACTACGCAACCCGGAAAAACTGTCCAAAGCACAAGAGGAACTAGAGCAAGTCATTGGCAAAGGAAAACCAGTTGAGGAATCGGACATTGCTCAACTCCCTTACTTACAAGCAATAATCAAAGAGACCTTCCGGTTGCATCCGGCTACTCCATTACTACTCCCTCGAAAAGCCGAACAAGACATGGAAATTTGCGGGTACGTTGTCCCAAAGGGTGCACAAGTGCTGGTCAATGCATGGGCTATAGGCAGAGACCCTTGCATTTGGGACAACCCGATCTCATTTGTACCGGAGAGGTTTTTGGGATTAGATGATCAAATCGATGTTTTAGGCAAGAATTTTGAGCTCGTTCCGTTTGGTGGCGGGCGGAGAATATGTCCAGGGATGCTATTGGCAATACGGATGCTAAACTTGATGTTGGGTTCACTTATTAACTCATTTGATTGGAAGCTTGAAGATGGAGTTATACCAGAGAACATGAACATGGAGGAGAAGTTTGGCCTCACCTTACAGATGGCTCATCCTCTAAGGCTTGTGCCAAAAGTCCTAATTAATTTGAAATGGTAA